Proteins from one Niallia circulans genomic window:
- a CDS encoding ABC transporter ATP-binding protein yields the protein MTKHALLEVEGLKTYFQVDKHRVAKAVDGVDFSINPGETVALVGESGSGKSITSLSIMKLVGKPGKIKGGQIRFNGKDIVPYSDKQMAKLRGSEIAMVFQEPMTALNPVFTIGNQLIETIRKHKKVSKEEARNRAIELLRIVGFPRAEETVNEYPHQLSGGMRQRAMIAIAISCEPKLLIADEPTTALDVTIQAQILDLLDEMKKKFNMAVLLITHDLGVVAEYADRVMVMYGGQIVEQAKVNAMFLDPKHPYTNGLLESLPKLEDDVDRLGVIKGTVPPAYDFPVGCRFSDRCKHVMDKCRVSNPNLLDNGQNHKVRCYLYE from the coding sequence ATGACAAAACATGCGTTATTAGAGGTAGAAGGTTTAAAAACGTATTTTCAAGTGGATAAACACAGAGTGGCAAAAGCTGTGGATGGTGTTGACTTTTCCATAAATCCTGGTGAAACAGTAGCACTCGTTGGTGAATCAGGAAGCGGCAAAAGCATTACCTCTCTTTCTATAATGAAGCTTGTTGGTAAGCCAGGGAAAATCAAAGGAGGGCAAATCCGCTTTAACGGCAAAGATATTGTTCCTTATTCCGATAAGCAGATGGCAAAGCTTCGCGGAAGTGAAATTGCGATGGTTTTCCAAGAGCCGATGACTGCGTTAAATCCTGTATTTACAATTGGAAACCAGCTTATAGAAACAATTAGAAAGCATAAGAAAGTCTCAAAGGAAGAAGCTCGAAACAGAGCAATCGAGCTATTAAGAATAGTTGGTTTTCCAAGGGCAGAAGAGACAGTAAATGAATATCCTCATCAACTGTCAGGCGGGATGCGCCAGCGTGCGATGATTGCAATAGCTATTTCCTGTGAGCCAAAGCTGCTTATTGCAGATGAGCCGACTACAGCTCTCGATGTAACAATTCAAGCACAAATTTTGGATCTGTTGGACGAGATGAAGAAAAAATTCAACATGGCAGTGTTGTTAATAACACATGACTTAGGTGTTGTAGCTGAATATGCAGACAGGGTTATGGTTATGTATGGAGGACAGATTGTGGAGCAGGCAAAAGTAAATGCAATGTTCCTTGATCCCAAGCATCCTTATACTAATGGACTTCTAGAAAGCTTACCTAAATTAGAGGACGATGTCGACAGACTTGGAGTAATTAAGGGAACAGTTCCGCCTGCCTATGATTTTCCTGTTGGCTGCCGTTTTTCTGACAGATGCAAGCATGTGATGGATAAATGCCGTGTTAGTAATCCTAATCTTCTTGATAATGGACAAAACCATAAGGTGCGCTGCTACCTGTATGAATAG
- a CDS encoding acetate uptake transporter, translating to MSNKNYTQVKMVTADPSALGLFGLAMVTLVASSQKLGLTEGLSLILPWAFFLGGLAQLIAALLDAKHNNIFGTTAFAAFGLFWFGVGFSWLIQLGVFGEVLAQNVDPKQLGFAFIGYLIFSLFMTIGALETHKVLFFIFVFIDILFIGLSLSSFDVMYEVTHTIAGIAELCIALLSFYGCGAIVLNTHFGKIVLPIGKPFGIFK from the coding sequence ATGAGCAACAAGAACTATACCCAAGTAAAAATGGTGACGGCAGATCCATCTGCACTTGGACTATTCGGTCTAGCAATGGTTACATTGGTAGCATCTTCACAAAAGTTAGGTTTAACAGAAGGGTTATCTTTAATTTTGCCGTGGGCGTTCTTTTTGGGTGGATTAGCTCAATTGATCGCAGCTTTGCTTGATGCGAAGCATAATAATATCTTTGGAACTACTGCTTTTGCAGCATTTGGTTTATTCTGGTTTGGTGTAGGCTTTTCTTGGTTGATTCAACTTGGAGTGTTTGGCGAAGTACTTGCACAAAATGTTGATCCAAAACAACTTGGCTTTGCTTTCATCGGCTATTTAATCTTTAGTCTGTTTATGACAATTGGCGCATTAGAGACACATAAAGTGCTTTTCTTTATTTTCGTCTTTATTGATATCCTATTTATTGGACTTTCTTTAAGCTCTTTTGATGTCATGTACGAAGTAACACATACGATTGCAGGTATTGCAGAGCTTTGTATCGCCCTATTATCATTTTACGGATGCGGTGCAATTGTGCTTAACACACATTTTGGGAAAATCGTATTGCCGATTGGAAAGCCATTCGGAATCTTTAAATAA
- the pepF gene encoding oligoendopeptidase F has product MNKLQSKTLARKDVSVEETWDLTELFPCEKAWKKELGAIELDLEKIVEYKGSLGSSAINLLQCLLERDSLEERVARVMTYASLNQSADGTDPANQANDAIAASVYAAVRSSVSFIDSEILAMSEEKVGLFLEQESGLKDYTKMLSDLFAEKAHMLSPETEQVLAAYSEIHESPYMIYQRSKTSDMSFSSFTTADGTLHPLTFNLYAKYEESPNTDIRRKAYDAFIETLDRYKNTYAGTLATEVKKQVVEAKLRKYKSVTEMLLFEQQVTNDMYHNQLDTILTELAPHMRRYARLKKSVLGLEQLCYSDLKAPLDADYNPEISYDEASELVLEALKIMGPEYAEIMRQGLENRWVDRADNLGKRSGAFCSSPYGAHPYIMMTWNNSMRNAFTLAHELGHAGHFVLAGRNQSISNTRPSRYFIEAPSTMNEMLLSQHILQKSDNDQMRRWVILQSLGTYYHNFVTHILEGELQRRVYALAEKGTPITAKLLCEQNLELLAAFWGDSVELDEGAGLTWMRQPHYYMGLYPYTYSAGLTASTAAALMIQEEGQPAVDRWLSALKAGGTLKPIDLMKLGNVDMSTSKPISKAVAYVGSLIDELEKSFT; this is encoded by the coding sequence ATGAATAAGCTGCAAAGTAAAACACTGGCAAGGAAAGATGTCTCAGTTGAAGAAACATGGGATTTAACCGAATTGTTTCCTTGTGAGAAAGCATGGAAGAAGGAGCTTGGTGCAATCGAACTCGATTTAGAAAAGATTGTGGAATATAAGGGGAGCCTTGGAAGCAGTGCCATTAACCTCCTGCAATGTCTGCTTGAACGAGACTCGTTGGAGGAGCGGGTTGCCCGGGTGATGACGTATGCAAGCTTAAACCAGTCTGCTGATGGGACAGACCCTGCTAATCAAGCAAATGATGCGATTGCAGCCTCCGTGTATGCTGCAGTTCGTAGCAGTGTGTCCTTTATTGATTCAGAGATACTTGCAATGTCAGAGGAGAAAGTAGGCTTATTTTTAGAGCAAGAAAGTGGACTAAAGGATTACACGAAGATGCTCAGTGATTTATTCGCGGAAAAGGCACATATGCTTTCCCCAGAGACAGAGCAAGTCTTAGCAGCATATAGTGAGATCCATGAGTCTCCTTACATGATTTACCAGCGCAGCAAAACGTCAGATATGAGCTTTTCCTCTTTTACAACAGCAGATGGGACTCTTCATCCTTTAACATTTAATTTATACGCTAAGTATGAAGAGTCACCAAATACGGATATCAGGCGAAAGGCTTATGATGCCTTTATTGAAACATTAGATAGGTACAAAAATACATATGCAGGAACACTTGCGACAGAAGTGAAGAAGCAAGTTGTTGAAGCAAAATTACGAAAGTATAAGTCTGTAACAGAAATGCTCCTATTTGAGCAGCAGGTAACTAATGACATGTATCATAATCAGCTCGATACCATTTTAACTGAGCTTGCTCCTCATATGAGAAGGTATGCCAGGTTGAAAAAGAGCGTTCTTGGACTTGAACAACTTTGTTACAGTGATTTAAAAGCACCATTAGATGCTGATTATAATCCGGAAATTTCTTATGATGAAGCATCAGAGCTTGTGCTTGAAGCACTTAAGATAATGGGACCAGAATATGCAGAAATAATGAGACAGGGCTTGGAAAATCGCTGGGTCGACAGAGCTGACAATCTTGGTAAACGATCTGGAGCCTTTTGTTCAAGTCCATATGGGGCACATCCGTATATTATGATGACATGGAATAATTCCATGCGTAATGCCTTTACACTTGCTCATGAGCTCGGACATGCAGGTCATTTTGTTCTGGCAGGCAGGAATCAGTCGATTTCAAATACACGTCCATCAAGATATTTCATTGAAGCACCTTCTACGATGAATGAAATGCTTTTAAGTCAGCATATTTTGCAGAAATCGGATAATGACCAAATGCGCCGGTGGGTTATTTTGCAATCATTGGGAACGTATTATCATAACTTTGTTACACATATTTTAGAGGGTGAACTGCAACGTCGAGTTTATGCACTTGCAGAAAAAGGCACACCGATAACTGCAAAGCTGTTATGTGAACAAAATCTTGAGCTTCTTGCAGCATTCTGGGGGGACAGTGTGGAACTGGATGAAGGAGCCGGCCTTACTTGGATGCGGCAGCCGCATTATTATATGGGGCTTTATCCATATACGTATTCGGCAGGACTGACAGCCTCGACTGCTGCTGCCTTAATGATTCAAGAAGAAGGACAGCCTGCTGTTGACCGCTGGCTTTCGGCACTGAAGGCAGGCGGTACATTAAAACCGATTGATTTAATGAAGCTTGGAAATGTTGATATGTCTACATCTAAACCAATCAGCAAAGCAGTTGCTTATGTTGGCAGCTTAATAGACGAATTAGAAAAAAGCTTTACTTAA
- a CDS encoding endonuclease — MMKKSGKIYFLLFVIFTLAVSLFPAASTKAATLSVSDAIRIQNGSTQTVEGYIVGKPASASSVQTSSFSDDYALALADNPTEKNTGSMLYVQIPSSFRASFGLKSNPNLIGTKITVTGSTAAYFSHPGLKNATAMSTSTAGPTPVPDEPEEDTAPPSGSYEGYYNSASGKTGASLKAALHEIIDDHTKLSYSAVWDALRHTDEDPNNSNNVILLYTGRSQSKTSNGGGVDQWNREHVWAKSHGDFGTSIGAGTDLHHLRPTDVSVNSARGNKDFDDGGTAQKEAPDTFADSDSWEPRDEVKGDIARMIFYMAVRYEGDSGELDLEVSEKVSNGSAPLHGKLSTLKRWNELDPVDDFERNRNEVIFTDYQHNRNPFIDHPEWVEAIW, encoded by the coding sequence ATGATGAAAAAAAGTGGAAAAATCTATTTTTTACTTTTCGTGATTTTTACTTTAGCAGTCTCGCTTTTCCCTGCAGCTTCAACAAAAGCTGCTACTTTGTCCGTTTCTGATGCAATTAGGATACAGAACGGATCAACTCAGACAGTAGAAGGATACATAGTCGGAAAGCCAGCTTCCGCTTCCTCCGTCCAAACTAGCAGCTTTTCTGACGATTATGCACTCGCTCTCGCAGACAACCCAACAGAAAAAAACACTGGCTCAATGCTATATGTGCAAATTCCCTCATCCTTTCGAGCGAGCTTTGGACTAAAATCAAATCCTAATTTGATTGGTACAAAAATTACAGTAACGGGAAGCACTGCAGCCTACTTCTCTCACCCTGGACTGAAAAATGCAACAGCAATGTCGACAAGCACTGCAGGTCCAACGCCAGTTCCAGATGAGCCTGAAGAAGATACAGCCCCCCCTTCCGGTAGCTATGAAGGCTATTATAACAGTGCCAGCGGTAAAACAGGCGCAAGCCTTAAAGCAGCTTTGCATGAAATAATCGATGATCATACAAAACTTTCCTACAGTGCTGTTTGGGATGCACTTCGCCATACAGACGAGGACCCAAATAACAGCAATAATGTCATATTGCTATATACAGGCAGATCGCAAAGCAAAACCTCCAACGGCGGTGGTGTCGATCAATGGAACAGGGAGCATGTTTGGGCGAAATCTCACGGCGACTTTGGAACATCAATCGGAGCAGGCACTGACTTGCACCATTTGCGCCCAACGGATGTGTCTGTCAATTCAGCACGTGGAAACAAGGACTTCGATGATGGCGGAACTGCCCAGAAGGAAGCACCAGACACTTTCGCTGACAGCGACTCATGGGAGCCGCGTGACGAGGTCAAAGGTGACATTGCCCGCATGATTTTTTATATGGCTGTGCGCTATGAAGGTGACAGCGGCGAATTAGATTTAGAAGTATCAGAAAAAGTAAGTAATGGTTCTGCTCCATTACACGGAAAACTATCAACGTTAAAACGCTGGAATGAGCTTGACCCTGTCGATGACTTTGAACGAAACAGAAATGAAGTCATCTTCACAGATTACCAGCATAACCGAAATCCGTTTATTGACCACCCTGAATGGGTTGAAGCAATCTGGTAA
- the sspO gene encoding small acid-soluble spore protein O — MTTKKNGKQEGVKGNLSNAYDHEFANEPLSEAEKKNNKKTKKRQ; from the coding sequence ATGACAACAAAAAAGAATGGTAAGCAAGAAGGCGTAAAAGGAAATTTATCAAATGCCTATGACCATGAATTCGCGAATGAACCATTGTCAGAAGCAGAAAAGAAAAATAACAAGAAAACGAAAAAACGTCAATAA
- a CDS encoding MFS transporter translates to MLRWKRNLLVLWVGVFFTAASFYMVIPFLPIFLLEIDVHEHTELWAGILFSSAFFAGALSSPFWGRIADKYGRKPMIVRAGFALFIIYTLAAFVTNPYELLILRILQGLLSGFIPGAIALVGTNTPTERVGYALSMIATASATGGIVGPLLGGVMAELVGNRMAFASAGFIVFLATFLIIFFVKEENFKPSKEKGSVKNDIKIAWSNRPLMLVMVLTIVTSCSILSIEPILPLYIVNLGGTTANASLLAGVVFSLPGIASVLFAPYWGKMADKIGFNRILFIGLLGGGLGTFSQIIFQNIWGFSITRFVFGIFFCAVFPALNGLVVKATTEDFRGRAFGLNQTANQIGGMIGPMLGGFLGGIFPAYSVFILTGVLLLAASAIAYQKDDRLKQMVFKKVMHGKQ, encoded by the coding sequence ATGCTAAGGTGGAAGCGAAATTTACTTGTGTTGTGGGTTGGTGTTTTTTTTACGGCAGCGAGCTTTTATATGGTCATTCCGTTTTTGCCGATTTTCCTGCTGGAAATCGATGTCCATGAGCATACAGAACTATGGGCAGGAATCCTATTCAGTTCTGCGTTTTTTGCTGGAGCGCTTTCCTCGCCGTTTTGGGGGAGAATTGCTGATAAATATGGCAGAAAGCCAATGATAGTGAGGGCAGGCTTTGCTTTGTTTATTATCTACACATTGGCTGCATTTGTTACTAATCCTTATGAGCTGCTTATTTTAAGAATTTTGCAAGGGCTGCTGTCAGGCTTTATTCCTGGTGCAATTGCTTTAGTTGGAACAAATACGCCGACAGAAAGAGTAGGGTATGCACTATCAATGATTGCCACAGCAAGTGCTACTGGGGGAATCGTTGGGCCTTTGCTTGGCGGAGTTATGGCTGAGCTGGTAGGCAACAGAATGGCATTTGCCAGTGCTGGTTTTATTGTTTTTCTGGCAACGTTTTTAATTATCTTCTTTGTAAAAGAGGAGAACTTTAAACCGAGCAAGGAAAAGGGGTCTGTTAAAAACGACATTAAAATTGCATGGTCAAACCGTCCGCTGATGCTCGTTATGGTACTGACAATTGTTACCTCTTGTTCCATTCTGTCGATTGAACCAATTCTGCCACTGTACATTGTTAATTTAGGTGGTACAACTGCCAATGCATCGTTACTTGCAGGGGTTGTTTTCTCCCTCCCTGGAATAGCAAGTGTGCTGTTTGCACCGTATTGGGGGAAGATGGCAGATAAGATCGGCTTTAACAGAATATTGTTTATCGGTCTGCTTGGCGGCGGGTTAGGGACTTTCTCGCAAATCATCTTCCAAAACATATGGGGCTTCTCCATTACGCGGTTTGTATTCGGAATTTTCTTCTGTGCTGTCTTCCCGGCATTGAACGGGCTTGTAGTTAAAGCGACGACAGAGGATTTTCGCGGCAGAGCGTTTGGCCTGAACCAAACTGCCAACCAGATTGGCGGAATGATTGGACCGATGCTTGGCGGATTCTTAGGCGGTATCTTCCCAGCATATAGTGTGTTTATTCTCACAGGCGTGCTGCTGCTTGCTGCATCAGCAATTGCTTATCAGAAGGATGACCGTTTAAAGCAGATGGTATTCAAAAAAGTTATGCACGGAAAGCAATAG
- a CDS encoding YdbC family protein — translation MAEIKFEITEHIMVLSESAKGWTKELNLISWNGREPKYDIRDWAPNHEKMGKGVTLDLDEVVKLKKALNDTSL, via the coding sequence GTGGCAGAGATTAAATTCGAAATTACTGAACATATTATGGTTCTTTCCGAATCAGCAAAAGGATGGACAAAGGAACTGAACTTAATCAGCTGGAATGGCCGTGAACCTAAGTATGACATCCGTGACTGGGCTCCAAATCATGAAAAAATGGGTAAAGGAGTAACTCTTGATTTGGATGAGGTTGTGAAACTGAAAAAAGCTTTAAATGACACAAGTCTATAA
- a CDS encoding polyprenyl synthetase family protein: MNKQFTINPDACFSKQEQKASQYFQELYGQVTEKTFIPILTKDFAEWKHNHIQPPSIFSLFSRRKGKEVPTGYQHYIHWLNQTGKLDNYLDRSVSYLYMRDLGKSLDSPETLAGIRSSVESLKKHLTGKNKDKIGIFSMAGLYRFAEKEGIEPTMVWLMDKLKSVSANIPAGMDAANAQRKLIKIIAGVIMHVLDDLEDGTESALRSQKLSEAIRLGYSYGLTYPFIDDLFDAKILSSEEEKQYSHLIRTALTTGNVPELGEWLGDNAELIFYIHAELREAFEYIKANQREEMIKPFLEQAYVFFHSQEVDRQKNLSNRKYTNEDLFIPVILKSSSSRLIVRSVISAQLEEGFESRSFFYGIYNQLADDFADMFDDWQDGAVTPYTYYMKHHGTRQDLINPYELYWTVISHLIHNVYNSDRKTCEVILDRAINGLKRFKKKWGTEKYNQTMELFASAMPEFNRNIQKMVKRADDVDFFDKLLRDHMVGALQNDKAEQEQFFEQVKTVRSQINSAMTIERLENSPFEEPLTDGANYSLHGDGKRLRPIMTWFMGVHGYGLDGKEILPLLRSLEYMHTASLIFDDLPSQDNANIRRGRQTLHQVTNIAVAELTGLFLTQKAVEEQTSLSTFDAKTVLRLIEYSSKRTADMCKGQAMDLDSKGKILTLEELNRKSFYKTGMAFEVCLMMPAILAKADEVENDIWKKFSYHAGIAFQIKDDLLDVEGDTSQLGKQAGIDADNNQTTFVSILGIDGAKMAMWEHYCLAAETLEQAPRNPAFLKHLLDYFVNRDR; encoded by the coding sequence ATGAATAAGCAGTTTACAATAAATCCTGATGCGTGCTTTTCTAAGCAAGAGCAGAAGGCGTCCCAATATTTCCAAGAGCTTTATGGACAGGTGACAGAAAAGACTTTTATCCCGATTCTCACAAAGGATTTTGCTGAGTGGAAGCATAACCATATTCAACCTCCTTCTATTTTCTCGCTTTTTTCCCGGCGAAAGGGTAAGGAGGTTCCGACGGGATATCAGCACTATATCCACTGGTTGAATCAAACAGGCAAACTTGATAATTATTTGGATCGCAGTGTTTCTTATCTTTATATGAGAGATTTAGGGAAATCATTAGATTCACCAGAAACACTTGCTGGGATTAGAAGCTCTGTTGAGAGCTTGAAAAAGCATTTGACTGGTAAGAATAAAGACAAAATCGGGATTTTCAGCATGGCAGGCTTGTATCGGTTTGCGGAGAAGGAAGGTATCGAACCGACGATGGTTTGGCTGATGGATAAGCTGAAGTCAGTTTCCGCTAATATTCCAGCAGGAATGGATGCAGCTAACGCCCAGCGCAAGCTTATCAAAATTATTGCTGGTGTTATCATGCATGTTTTGGATGATTTAGAGGACGGAACAGAGTCTGCTCTTCGCTCGCAAAAGCTAAGTGAAGCGATAAGGCTTGGCTATTCTTATGGATTGACATACCCGTTCATTGATGACCTCTTTGACGCCAAAATCCTGTCTTCAGAAGAAGAAAAACAGTACTCGCATTTAATTCGAACGGCACTTACAACGGGAAATGTTCCTGAATTAGGAGAGTGGCTTGGAGATAATGCTGAATTAATCTTCTATATTCATGCTGAGCTGCGAGAAGCATTTGAATATATAAAGGCAAACCAGCGGGAGGAAATGATTAAGCCGTTTTTAGAGCAGGCTTATGTGTTTTTTCATTCCCAAGAAGTTGATCGGCAAAAGAATCTCTCTAATAGAAAATACACAAATGAAGACTTGTTTATCCCGGTCATTTTAAAGTCATCCTCTTCCCGCTTAATCGTTCGATCTGTTATAAGTGCACAGCTTGAGGAAGGCTTTGAGAGCAGATCTTTTTTCTACGGAATATATAACCAGCTTGCAGATGATTTTGCTGATATGTTTGATGATTGGCAGGATGGAGCGGTAACTCCTTATACGTATTATATGAAGCATCATGGCACACGCCAGGATCTGATAAATCCTTATGAACTGTATTGGACAGTTATATCCCACTTAATTCATAATGTTTATAATTCAGACAGGAAGACGTGTGAGGTCATATTGGACCGCGCAATTAACGGTTTGAAGCGTTTTAAGAAGAAATGGGGAACAGAAAAGTATAACCAAACAATGGAGTTGTTTGCATCTGCTATGCCAGAGTTTAATCGTAACATTCAAAAAATGGTCAAAAGGGCGGATGATGTTGATTTCTTTGATAAGCTCCTTAGAGATCATATGGTTGGAGCCCTCCAAAATGACAAAGCAGAGCAGGAACAGTTTTTTGAACAAGTTAAAACAGTACGCAGCCAGATTAACAGTGCGATGACAATAGAACGTTTGGAAAATAGTCCGTTTGAAGAACCGCTCACTGATGGAGCGAACTACAGTTTGCATGGTGATGGCAAACGATTAAGACCAATTATGACATGGTTTATGGGTGTACATGGCTATGGGTTGGACGGCAAAGAAATCTTACCGCTGCTGCGTTCATTGGAATATATGCACACAGCCTCTTTGATTTTTGATGACCTGCCATCACAGGATAACGCCAATATACGCAGAGGCCGACAGACATTACATCAAGTTACTAACATTGCAGTTGCTGAATTGACTGGCCTTTTTCTGACGCAAAAGGCAGTAGAGGAGCAGACATCTCTTAGCACCTTTGACGCAAAAACTGTGCTGCGTTTAATTGAGTACTCCTCCAAAAGGACTGCAGATATGTGTAAAGGTCAGGCAATGGATCTGGACTCTAAGGGCAAAATCTTAACGCTTGAAGAGCTGAACAGGAAGAGCTTCTATAAGACGGGAATGGCATTTGAGGTTTGTTTAATGATGCCTGCCATTCTTGCAAAGGCAGATGAAGTGGAAAATGACATTTGGAAGAAGTTTTCCTATCATGCCGGGATTGCTTTTCAAATTAAGGATGATTTGCTTGATGTAGAAGGAGATACAAGTCAGCTTGGAAAGCAGGCTGGCATTGATGCAGATAACAACCAAACCACTTTTGTGTCAATCCTTGGAATAGACGGAGCGAAAATGGCGATGTGGGAGCATTATTGTCTCGCTGCTGAGACACTGGAGCAAGCACCACGCAACCCAGCCTTCTTAAAGCATTTGCTCGATTATTTTGTGAATAGGGATCGATAA
- a CDS encoding MFS transporter, with product MTTKSTTIKARSINPSAVIAASKFNRFHLLVYLWCVYAIAFDGFDIAMYGVGLPLMMEDFKLTSVEAGAVGSYTLVGMMLGSFILGPVADIIGRKKVLAICMFLFSVFTLGSGLAPTVTIFTIMRFIASIGMGGLMPNVIAMMTDYSPKKNRALIVATMYCGYSVGGIFASLLGMYLLEDFGWRILYWLGILPLFTLPIFLKKFPESISYYTVRKQKDKIANIMNQIDPSGNYKETDEYVFATGKEAESGAPLKKLFSNGRAISTFAFWIFVVCSLLMVSGLNTWLPKIMQESGYGLTSALSFTLVLSVGQIIGSLLGGYLVDKIGHRNVLVSMLLIGAVCFVALSLTSNALLLYVLIALGGACTGGTQNLANPYISEFYPKEIRSTGVGITVGFGRIGSILAPIIIGLLLATNLEPKSAFMAFAIPSILGGAVLLLVREKYGSFDRLGPTRDNIVLKVTDEVGSR from the coding sequence ATGACAACAAAATCAACAACGATTAAAGCGCGGAGCATTAACCCGTCTGCTGTAATTGCGGCAAGCAAGTTCAATCGGTTTCATTTATTAGTTTATTTATGGTGTGTGTACGCAATTGCATTTGACGGCTTTGATATTGCCATGTACGGTGTAGGCTTGCCGTTAATGATGGAGGATTTTAAGCTAACATCTGTTGAAGCAGGAGCTGTTGGGAGCTATACACTTGTCGGGATGATGCTCGGTTCCTTTATCCTCGGCCCTGTCGCAGACATTATCGGCCGCAAAAAGGTATTAGCAATCTGTATGTTCCTGTTCAGTGTTTTCACACTTGGCTCAGGTCTGGCACCGACAGTCACTATCTTTACAATTATGCGTTTTATCGCATCAATCGGAATGGGCGGTTTAATGCCGAATGTTATCGCCATGATGACCGACTATTCACCTAAGAAAAATAGAGCATTAATCGTAGCGACAATGTATTGCGGTTATTCTGTCGGCGGAATCTTTGCTTCACTGCTTGGCATGTACTTGTTGGAGGATTTCGGCTGGAGAATTCTATATTGGCTTGGCATTCTGCCATTATTCACATTGCCAATCTTTTTGAAGAAGTTCCCTGAATCAATTTCCTATTACACAGTGCGCAAGCAAAAGGATAAAATAGCGAATATCATGAACCAAATAGACCCAAGTGGCAATTATAAAGAAACAGATGAGTATGTATTTGCAACAGGAAAAGAAGCTGAAAGTGGCGCACCACTTAAAAAACTATTCTCAAACGGACGTGCTATCAGTACTTTCGCTTTCTGGATTTTCGTTGTCTGCAGTCTTCTAATGGTTTCTGGCTTGAACACATGGCTGCCAAAAATCATGCAAGAATCAGGCTATGGCTTAACATCCGCCCTTTCGTTCACACTTGTATTGAGTGTCGGCCAAATTATCGGATCGTTGCTTGGCGGCTATCTCGTTGATAAAATCGGACATCGAAATGTTCTTGTTTCCATGCTGCTGATTGGCGCAGTTTGCTTCGTCGCACTAAGCCTAACATCAAATGCATTGCTGCTTTATGTTTTAATCGCATTAGGAGGAGCCTGCACAGGTGGTACACAAAACTTGGCAAACCCTTATATCTCTGAGTTTTATCCGAAAGAAATCCGCTCTACAGGAGTCGGCATTACAGTTGGATTTGGACGAATTGGTTCCATACTTGCTCCAATTATTATCGGCTTGTTGCTTGCCACAAACCTTGAACCAAAAAGCGCCTTTATGGCCTTTGCGATTCCGAGTATTCTTGGAGGAGCAGTCCTGCTGCTAGTTCGAGAAAAGTATGGCAGCTTCGACCGCCTTGGTCCAACGCGAGATAATATTGTGTTGAAGGTAACAGATGAGGTTGGAAGCAGATAA
- a CDS encoding VOC family protein, with translation MGRLVHFEIHVSDMDRAKKFYGEVFGWTFQDWTEYAGMPYFGAVTGKEEELGINGALMQRQGPAPEATQALNGFACTMGVENYDQSEAKILENGGTVALPKYALPGMAWQGYYKDPEGNIFGIHQPDKNAK, from the coding sequence ATGGGAAGATTAGTACATTTCGAGATTCATGTTAGTGACATGGATCGGGCAAAGAAGTTTTATGGAGAGGTATTCGGCTGGACATTTCAGGATTGGACGGAATATGCCGGAATGCCTTACTTTGGAGCTGTAACAGGTAAAGAGGAAGAGTTGGGGATAAACGGGGCATTAATGCAAAGACAAGGCCCAGCTCCTGAGGCTACCCAAGCATTGAATGGATTTGCTTGTACGATGGGAGTAGAAAATTACGATCAAAGTGAAGCGAAAATATTGGAAAATGGCGGGACAGTCGCATTGCCGAAATATGCGCTGCCTGGAATGGCTTGGCAAGGTTATTATAAGGATCCAGAGGGCAATATTTTTGGGATTCACCAGCCAGATAAAAATGCGAAATAA
- a CDS encoding AraC family transcriptional regulator: MKPNIEIMPSCTVIYMRQIGSYGPENRRLMEKFKGWLDANNLLEQKSSIFGIAQDNPLLTAPEACRYDVCLIVPQGFITEDKEVKLRGMSGGKYAVFKITHTAEAVKRAWDEVFLALVALEFKLDKTRPVLERYSMELVERHYCELCVPVK; this comes from the coding sequence ATGAAACCTAATATAGAGATAATGCCGTCTTGCACAGTCATCTATATGAGACAAATAGGCTCATATGGTCCTGAGAATCGACGATTAATGGAGAAATTCAAAGGTTGGCTTGATGCTAATAACCTGCTGGAGCAAAAATCTAGTATTTTCGGTATTGCCCAAGATAATCCCTTATTGACAGCACCGGAAGCTTGCCGATACGACGTTTGCTTAATTGTTCCTCAAGGTTTTATTACAGAAGATAAGGAAGTAAAGCTAAGGGGTATGAGCGGAGGGAAATACGCTGTCTTCAAAATAACCCACACAGCAGAAGCTGTTAAAAGGGCATGGGATGAAGTATTTCTAGCATTGGTTGCATTGGAGTTTAAGCTTGATAAAACGAGACCTGTGTTGGAGCGGTACAGCATGGAGCTTGTTGAGAGGCATTATTGTGAGCTATGTGTCCCGGTTAAGTAA